A genomic stretch from Gemmatimonadaceae bacterium includes:
- a CDS encoding Rnase Y domain-containing protein yields the protein MTETAWIAAVGSGIIALASAVFFFVGRRAGTKSELARQLQAKSTAEETAKRVLDEAARESESLRKSAVLSGKEELIRLREDWELEARKRREEIEAEEHRVQERETVLNRKYDLLEQREKEASARTADVGRRQEALSSREQELDRLLADERRRLEQLAGLSAQEAKAELVQRLVDEAQADAANRIRDIRETARRNADREAKKIIALAIQRIAAEQTAETTVSAVALPNDEMKGRIIGREGRNIRALESATGVDLIIDDTPDAVTLSAFDPVRR from the coding sequence ATGACTGAAACGGCATGGATTGCCGCGGTTGGCTCTGGAATCATTGCTCTAGCCTCCGCGGTTTTTTTCTTTGTTGGGCGTCGGGCGGGCACCAAATCCGAGCTGGCCCGGCAGTTACAGGCGAAATCAACTGCTGAAGAGACCGCGAAACGCGTTCTCGACGAAGCGGCGCGCGAATCCGAATCGCTGCGCAAGAGCGCAGTCCTCAGCGGAAAGGAAGAGCTCATCCGTCTCCGCGAGGATTGGGAGCTCGAAGCCCGCAAGCGCCGCGAAGAGATAGAGGCCGAAGAGCATCGCGTTCAGGAGCGTGAGACGGTTCTGAACCGCAAGTACGACCTCCTCGAGCAACGCGAAAAGGAGGCATCCGCGCGCACCGCTGACGTCGGCCGCCGGCAGGAAGCTCTCTCCTCGCGCGAGCAGGAGCTGGATCGGCTGCTGGCCGACGAGCGCCGTCGCCTCGAGCAGCTGGCGGGGCTTTCCGCCCAGGAAGCCAAGGCCGAGCTCGTGCAGCGGCTGGTTGACGAGGCGCAGGCCGATGCGGCCAACCGCATTCGCGACATTCGTGAAACCGCCCGCCGCAACGCCGACCGCGAGGCGAAAAAGATCATCGCTCTCGCCATTCAAAGGATCGCCGCCGAGCAGACGGCCGAGACTACGGTTTCGGCGGTGGCGCTTCCGAACGACGAGATGAAGGGCCGCATCATCGGTCGAGAGGGACGCAATATCCGGGCCCTGGAGAGCGCCACCGGGGTGGACCTCATCATAGATGACACCCCGGACGCCGTTACCCTCAGCGCCTTCGATCCCGTGCGCCGCG
- a CDS encoding cell division protein ZapA encodes MTARKNVVTVTILGGEYTLRTETSPEHTRAVAAYVDQLITETMESGARIESHKATILAALRIAGELFEVREQCEALAADMNALSDEIRPWLPPAKRKS; translated from the coding sequence GTGACCGCCCGCAAGAATGTGGTGACGGTCACCATTCTGGGCGGCGAGTACACGCTCCGCACCGAGACCTCCCCCGAACACACCCGCGCCGTCGCCGCGTACGTTGATCAACTCATTACCGAGACGATGGAGTCCGGTGCGCGGATCGAAAGCCACAAGGCCACTATTCTTGCCGCCCTCCGCATCGCTGGCGAGCTGTTCGAGGTGCGCGAGCAATGCGAGGCCCTCGCCGCGGATATGAACGCTCTCAGCGACGAAATCAGACCCTGGCTCCCCCCGGCCAAGCGTAAGAGTTAG
- the pheT gene encoding phenylalanine--tRNA ligase subunit beta has protein sequence MNVSYRWLRDFVDCNLSPIELRDLLTARCATVEDVIALRQDLAGIVVGRVVEAARHPNSEHLWVTKVDAGDGVLHDVVCGAPNVKAGTLYPFAPVGAVLPGGLRIEKRKIRGEVSEGMLCSARELGLGTDHEGILALDVQAEPGARFLDVMPAGDTRLVVDVLPNRPDLLSHHGLAREIAAATGAELHHPHYPPAVLTHAVPPTTTPSVTVTVADTEGAPRYMTATIRGVQVGPSPEWLASRVEAIGARSISNVVDVTNYMLHGFGQPMHAFDLAKLGGGKVVVRRATKGERLVTLDGVERELDDNMTVIADAAHAQAIAGVIGGKGSEVSADTRDILLEVAAFDPRRIRATRRKLGVSTDASYRFERGVDREAIPDLVKYAAELITRVAGGVLEGTPTDSIQPRETPQSIHLRPSRVARVLGEEIPADGIERFLESVGFAVTRERDEMVVTPPSFRADVTGEIELIEEIARLHGYDAFSSEIRPFRPGTVPDAPLELVSRRVRSELIAAGLLETRPMPFVREGPESHRVRNPLAEDEAYLRASVLDSLARRAEYNFAHMQRNIRLFEIGTVFTTEREAASGAPVERTHAAAVVTGDRRPAHFTEPRPPHYDEWDAKGLAEAIAGVAYPDAAIQCSPSVGDALWTVSADGTTVGTVSRLVLDAPVWATPVFGVEIDLPATATGASEKRYTAIANMPAIEVDLALLVPDEITSALVAEAIRGSAGDLLESLDVFDEFRGAGVEAGTRSLAWRLTFRHPERTLRDREIQGRTAKILGTLESTLGIRQRTS, from the coding sequence ATGAACGTTTCGTATCGCTGGCTCCGCGACTTCGTGGATTGCAATCTCTCACCCATCGAGCTGCGCGATCTGCTTACCGCGCGGTGCGCCACGGTCGAGGATGTCATCGCCTTGCGTCAGGACCTCGCCGGCATCGTCGTCGGACGCGTGGTCGAGGCGGCAAGACACCCCAACTCCGAACATCTCTGGGTGACGAAAGTGGACGCGGGCGACGGAGTGCTGCACGACGTTGTGTGCGGCGCACCAAACGTGAAAGCGGGCACTCTTTATCCATTCGCGCCGGTGGGGGCGGTACTGCCCGGCGGTCTCAGGATTGAGAAACGGAAGATTCGCGGCGAGGTGTCGGAGGGAATGCTCTGCTCGGCGCGCGAGCTCGGGCTGGGCACTGACCACGAGGGCATTCTCGCGCTCGATGTGCAGGCCGAGCCCGGTGCGCGGTTCCTCGACGTCATGCCGGCCGGCGATACACGCCTCGTCGTGGACGTGCTGCCCAATCGTCCCGATCTGCTCTCGCATCACGGACTCGCGCGCGAGATCGCGGCCGCTACGGGCGCGGAACTGCATCACCCGCATTATCCGCCCGCCGTGCTTACTCACGCGGTTCCGCCGACCACGACTCCCTCGGTCACTGTCACGGTCGCAGACACCGAAGGTGCGCCGCGCTACATGACTGCGACCATTCGCGGAGTGCAGGTCGGACCGAGCCCCGAATGGCTTGCCTCGCGCGTCGAAGCGATCGGCGCAAGATCCATCAGCAACGTCGTGGACGTGACGAACTACATGCTCCACGGCTTCGGCCAGCCGATGCACGCGTTCGATCTCGCGAAGCTCGGTGGCGGCAAGGTCGTTGTGCGCCGCGCGACGAAAGGAGAGCGGCTCGTGACGCTCGACGGCGTCGAACGCGAGCTCGACGATAACATGACCGTCATCGCAGATGCCGCACACGCACAGGCAATCGCCGGCGTCATCGGCGGGAAGGGAAGTGAAGTCAGCGCCGACACGAGAGACATCCTGCTCGAGGTCGCCGCCTTCGATCCCCGCCGCATCCGCGCGACGCGACGGAAGCTCGGTGTATCTACCGACGCCAGCTACCGTTTCGAGCGCGGCGTGGACAGGGAGGCGATTCCCGATCTCGTGAAGTATGCTGCCGAGCTGATAACCCGCGTGGCGGGCGGAGTACTGGAGGGAACGCCGACGGATTCGATTCAGCCGCGCGAGACGCCACAATCAATCCACTTGCGTCCATCGCGAGTCGCCCGCGTGCTCGGCGAGGAAATTCCGGCGGACGGCATCGAGCGTTTCCTCGAGAGTGTCGGCTTCGCGGTGACGCGCGAGCGCGACGAGATGGTCGTGACGCCTCCGAGCTTCCGCGCGGACGTCACGGGGGAGATCGAGCTGATCGAGGAGATTGCGCGTCTGCACGGGTACGACGCGTTCTCGTCGGAGATCAGGCCGTTCCGCCCGGGCACGGTCCCCGATGCGCCGCTCGAGCTTGTCTCGCGGCGCGTCCGGTCGGAGCTCATCGCCGCCGGTCTGCTGGAGACCCGGCCAATGCCGTTCGTCCGCGAAGGGCCCGAATCGCATCGCGTCCGGAACCCGCTCGCCGAGGACGAGGCGTACCTGCGGGCGAGCGTTCTCGATTCGCTTGCGCGACGAGCCGAATACAACTTCGCCCACATGCAGCGCAACATTCGCCTGTTCGAGATCGGGACTGTGTTCACGACTGAGCGTGAAGCAGCGTCCGGCGCGCCGGTAGAGCGAACTCACGCCGCAGCCGTTGTCACGGGCGACCGCCGGCCGGCGCATTTCACCGAGCCACGTCCTCCTCACTACGATGAATGGGACGCGAAAGGACTTGCCGAAGCGATAGCCGGCGTGGCCTATCCTGACGCCGCCATTCAGTGTTCTCCCTCCGTCGGAGACGCGTTGTGGACTGTATCTGCCGATGGAACCACGGTCGGCACCGTATCCCGCCTCGTGCTCGACGCACCAGTCTGGGCCACTCCCGTGTTCGGCGTGGAGATCGATCTCCCCGCTACTGCAACGGGCGCCTCGGAAAAGCGGTACACCGCCATCGCCAACATGCCGGCCATCGAGGTTGACCTCGCGCTGCTCGTACCGGACGAAATCACCTCGGCACTGGTGGCGGAGGCCATTCGGGGCTCGGCCGGCGATCTGCTCGAATCGCTCGATGTATTCGACGAATTCCGCGGTGCCGGAGTCGAGGCGGGGACGCGCAGTCTTGCCTGGCGATTGACCTTCCGGCATCCGGAGCGCACACTACGCGACAGGGAGATTCAGGGCCGCACGGCAAAAATCCTGGGAACACTCGAGAGTACACTTGGCATCAGACAGCGAACGTCCTGA
- the pheS gene encoding phenylalanine--tRNA ligase subunit alpha, translating into MTLDQFVQAAEALDARAAALISGATSAAELEAARNHLLGRKSGELGVLMKELPALAPEDRKAAGAAVNRVKVTIDDALAARVAAVSTSTGDASPTDLTMPARRRWKGGRHPVTVVIEEIEEIFRELGFTIALGPEAETEWYNFGALNFPGDHPAMDMHDTLYLGDDVLLRTHTSPVQVRTLQNYPPPIRILAPGNVYRRDFFDASHAPMFAQLEGLAVDEDISFVDLKATLTHFANRFFGKTRTRFRPSFFPFTEPSAEMDVECQLCHGSGCAGCKNTGWMEILGSGMVHPDVLIAAGVDAEKYIGWAFGMGPGRIAMQRYGLPDIRLLYDSDMRFLEQFAE; encoded by the coding sequence GTGACGCTCGACCAGTTCGTACAAGCCGCTGAAGCGCTGGATGCCCGCGCTGCAGCGCTGATCTCCGGAGCGACCTCCGCCGCGGAGCTGGAAGCCGCGCGCAATCATCTGCTTGGCAGAAAGAGCGGAGAGCTTGGCGTGCTCATGAAGGAGCTTCCGGCGCTCGCTCCCGAGGATCGCAAGGCCGCCGGCGCCGCGGTCAATCGCGTCAAGGTGACGATCGACGATGCCCTCGCGGCGCGAGTCGCCGCCGTCTCGACCAGCACGGGCGACGCTTCGCCTACCGATCTCACGATGCCCGCCCGCCGCCGGTGGAAGGGCGGTCGTCATCCGGTCACCGTCGTCATCGAGGAGATCGAAGAGATCTTCCGCGAGCTGGGCTTCACCATCGCGCTCGGCCCCGAAGCCGAGACGGAGTGGTACAACTTCGGTGCGCTCAACTTCCCGGGCGATCATCCGGCGATGGACATGCACGACACGCTCTACCTCGGCGACGACGTGCTTCTCCGTACGCACACGTCGCCCGTTCAGGTCCGCACGCTGCAGAACTATCCGCCGCCCATTCGCATACTCGCGCCAGGCAACGTCTATCGCCGCGACTTCTTCGACGCGTCGCACGCGCCAATGTTCGCGCAGCTCGAAGGACTGGCGGTGGACGAAGACATCAGCTTCGTGGATCTGAAGGCGACGCTCACTCACTTCGCGAATCGCTTCTTCGGAAAGACGCGCACGCGTTTCCGCCCGAGCTTCTTCCCGTTCACCGAGCCGTCGGCGGAGATGGACGTCGAGTGCCAGCTGTGTCACGGCAGCGGATGCGCCGGCTGCAAGAACACGGGCTGGATGGAGATCCTTGGCTCCGGCATGGTGCATCCCGACGTTCTCATTGCCGCCGGAGTTGACGCCGAGAAGTACATCGGGTGGGCGTTCGGCATGGGTCCCGGACGCATCGCGATGCAGCGGTACGGACTGCCGGACATCCGACTGCTCTACGATTCGGACATGCGCTTCCTGGAGCAGTTCGCGGAATGA
- the rplT gene encoding 50S ribosomal protein L20: MPRVRSNVVRLKRKKQVMKAARGAFGARSKLWKAAKENVERGWKYAYRDRKNKKRDFRKLWIVRINAGARQHDMSYSVFMNGLKQAGIEIDRKILSDLAIHDAAAFGALAEKARAALSSAA; encoded by the coding sequence ATGCCTCGCGTCAGATCGAACGTAGTGCGCCTGAAGCGCAAGAAGCAGGTGATGAAGGCTGCCCGTGGTGCATTCGGCGCCCGGAGCAAGCTTTGGAAGGCCGCAAAGGAGAACGTGGAGCGCGGCTGGAAGTATGCGTACCGCGATCGCAAGAACAAGAAGCGCGATTTCCGAAAGCTCTGGATCGTCCGCATCAATGCCGGCGCGCGCCAGCACGACATGAGCTACAGTGTTTTCATGAACGGCCTCAAGCAGGCCGGCATCGAGATAGACCGGAAGATCCTTTCGGATCTGGCGATCCACGATGCGGCCGCTTTCGGCGCGCTCGCCGAGAAAGCACGCGCTGCCCTCTCGTCGGCAGCCTGA
- the rpmI gene encoding 50S ribosomal protein L35 has product MPKMKSHRGARKRFSITGSGKVKRLKAFKSHILTKKTSKRKRRLRQSTTISVRGEEKKLKRLLQA; this is encoded by the coding sequence ATGCCGAAGATGAAAAGCCATCGGGGAGCGAGAAAGCGCTTCTCGATCACGGGCTCGGGAAAGGTGAAACGCCTCAAGGCGTTCAAGAGCCACATCCTCACGAAGAAAACCTCGAAGCGGAAGCGCCGCCTCCGTCAGTCAACCACCATCTCGGTGCGCGGCGAAGAGAAGAAACTCAAGCGCCTCTTGCAGGCATAA
- the infC gene encoding translation initiation factor IF-3 has protein sequence MRVNRQIRISPLRVIAADGAQLGIMDVETALAAAVEQGLDLVEVAPLARPPVVRIMDYGKFKFEQAKMARQAKKKQHVIHLKEVKFRPGIEEHDFATKTRHAREFLGEGNKVKVTLMFRGRQIAHPELGRVVVNRVAQELADVAKVETEPKFEGKFMTMILAPK, from the coding sequence GTGCGCGTGAACAGGCAGATTCGCATCAGCCCGCTCCGCGTTATCGCAGCCGACGGCGCGCAGCTCGGAATCATGGACGTCGAGACCGCACTAGCCGCCGCGGTGGAACAGGGGTTGGATCTGGTCGAAGTAGCGCCGCTTGCCCGTCCGCCCGTCGTACGCATCATGGACTACGGGAAGTTCAAGTTCGAGCAGGCCAAGATGGCCAGGCAGGCGAAGAAAAAGCAGCACGTGATCCATCTCAAGGAAGTGAAGTTCCGTCCTGGAATCGAGGAGCACGACTTTGCCACCAAGACGCGCCACGCGCGCGAGTTTCTGGGCGAAGGCAACAAGGTGAAGGTGACGCTGATGTTTCGCGGACGTCAGATCGCGCATCCCGAGCTGGGACGCGTAGTCGTGAATCGGGTCGCTCAGGAGCTCGCGGACGTCGCGAAGGTCGAGACGGAGCCGAAGTTCGAAGGAAAGTTCATGACGATGATCCTCGCGCCGAAGTAG
- a CDS encoding MBL fold metallo-hydrolase codes for MKPLPLVRTRKIGGLTVHAIQAGGQRLDGGAMFGVVPKPLWERRVSADERNRIQLGMRCLLVEHASGLVLMDTGAGNKEDQKFKDIYGIENEGGNGRTSLEDGLAQLGVAAADVGIVINTHLHFDHAGGNTYLDEHGEVAVSFPRARYIVKRGEYDYATHTNERTAASYFERNFIPVVKAHRFEFVSREKEIVKGIRVVPTPGHTPYHQSVMIESEGERAFYLGDMLPTHAHLPLPWIMGYDVEPLVTLETKRRILRQAEEENWLLIFEHDATIPWGRVEHDGKSYRLKPEPA; via the coding sequence ATGAAGCCACTGCCGCTCGTGCGGACTCGAAAGATTGGCGGCCTGACGGTGCACGCGATTCAAGCCGGAGGTCAACGCCTCGACGGAGGTGCAATGTTCGGCGTCGTCCCCAAGCCGCTCTGGGAAAGACGCGTTTCCGCCGACGAGCGCAACCGTATCCAGCTCGGGATGCGATGCCTGCTTGTCGAGCACGCGTCGGGTCTTGTTCTCATGGATACCGGCGCCGGCAACAAGGAAGACCAGAAATTCAAGGACATCTACGGAATCGAGAACGAAGGGGGCAATGGCCGCACGTCGCTGGAAGACGGGCTCGCGCAGCTGGGCGTCGCTGCGGCGGACGTGGGGATCGTGATCAACACGCACCTGCATTTCGATCACGCCGGCGGCAACACGTATCTCGATGAGCACGGCGAGGTTGCCGTGTCCTTTCCGAGAGCGCGATACATAGTGAAGCGCGGCGAGTACGATTACGCGACTCATACCAACGAGCGCACGGCGGCGAGTTATTTCGAGCGCAATTTCATTCCCGTGGTCAAGGCGCACCGGTTCGAGTTCGTAAGCAGGGAAAAGGAGATAGTGAAGGGGATCCGCGTCGTTCCGACTCCCGGCCACACTCCATATCATCAGAGTGTCATGATCGAGTCCGAAGGCGAGCGCGCGTTCTATCTTGGGGACATGCTTCCGACCCATGCCCACCTGCCGCTTCCGTGGATCATGGGCTACGACGTCGAGCCGCTCGTGACGCTGGAAACCAAGAGGAGGATTCTCCGGCAGGCGGAGGAGGAGAACTGGCTGTTGATATTCGAGCACGACGCGACGATCCCGTGGGGTCGGGTCGAGCACGATGGCAAGAGTTACCGGCTCAAGCCCGAACCTGCCTGA
- a CDS encoding 3'-5' exonuclease has protein sequence MTYGGIRSRPEPTLLTDRAAKYLEKGPADVVDLIGHICNLPAAPRIVAEHMAQAMFAGRPEFVCDPLGRWTLTTLRLPAQPLAGLSYAVVDVETTGGRPPADRITEIAAVIVRDGEVKEMFETLVNPERSIPRFITQLTNISWEMVKDAPTFSVIAPEVMQALAGNVFVAHNAAFDWKFVSHEINRASGTQLFGRRLCTVRLARRLLPHLPRRSLDYVANYYGVEIAGRHRAAGDALATAHCLIRLLDDAAQRGCTTWEDLDLLLGARSPRAKKKRRSAFPSPVNRDTTA, from the coding sequence ATGACGTATGGAGGCATTCGGAGCCGGCCCGAGCCGACCCTGCTGACGGACCGCGCCGCGAAGTACCTCGAGAAGGGGCCGGCGGACGTCGTGGATCTCATCGGTCACATCTGCAATCTTCCGGCGGCACCGCGGATCGTCGCCGAGCACATGGCTCAGGCGATGTTCGCGGGACGTCCGGAGTTCGTGTGCGATCCGCTCGGCAGGTGGACGCTGACGACGCTGCGACTCCCGGCTCAGCCGCTCGCCGGGCTGTCGTATGCCGTCGTGGATGTCGAGACGACGGGCGGACGCCCACCCGCCGATCGCATCACCGAGATTGCCGCGGTCATCGTCCGCGACGGGGAAGTGAAGGAAATGTTCGAGACGCTCGTGAATCCGGAGCGATCCATTCCCCGGTTCATCACGCAGCTGACGAATATCAGCTGGGAAATGGTGAAGGACGCGCCGACGTTTTCCGTCATCGCGCCGGAAGTCATGCAGGCGCTGGCGGGAAATGTCTTCGTCGCGCACAACGCCGCGTTCGACTGGAAGTTCGTCTCCCACGAAATCAACCGCGCATCGGGCACGCAGCTGTTCGGACGCCGGCTATGCACCGTGCGCCTCGCGCGACGCCTTTTGCCACATCTTCCACGGAGATCGCTCGACTACGTGGCGAATTACTACGGCGTCGAGATCGCCGGCCGGCACCGCGCTGCCGGTGATGCTCTCGCCACGGCCCACTGCCTGATCCGGCTGCTTGACGACGCCGCTCAGCGCGGATGCACGACGTGGGAAGACCTCGATCTTCTGCTCGGCGCGCGCTCCCCCCGGGCGAAGAAGAAGCGGAGAAGTGCATTCCCGTCGCCTGTGAACCGGGACACGACCGCATGA
- a CDS encoding arginine deiminase family protein produces MHSPGNELLAVTPSTRADYLYDDIVDLAQARREHGRFVAILERFCRVHHVRDLLAEVLSDETTKQRLIRDTLDIISSEPLSRELEDMEPRDLVRTLIEGKQEMPGQLTRALNETGYMLPPLPNLFFTRDVAMGINDHMMIGSMRYGVRWTEELIMKAIFRFNPRVANAGILYDGSREHRMNHTLEGGDVHPLRRDTLMIGFSDRSSPAAIDNLVSVLFEHTAITDVIVVIMPKEQTAIHLDMIFTQVDRDLCVVHPPHFMGPERLSILHWKKTTGSMKEMPGIFHALEACGIPMEPILCGGDRRITQEREQWSSGCNFVALRPGLVLSYSRNEATLREMQKTGFTIVSAGAFLDGSEQIADNERAVITFDGGELVRGGGGARCMTCPIVRDDPWT; encoded by the coding sequence GTGCACTCGCCCGGAAACGAGTTGCTCGCCGTAACCCCCTCGACCCGCGCCGACTACCTCTACGACGACATCGTGGACCTGGCGCAGGCCCGTCGCGAGCACGGGCGGTTCGTCGCCATCCTCGAGAGGTTCTGTCGCGTCCACCACGTGCGGGACCTGCTCGCGGAAGTGCTGAGCGACGAGACCACAAAGCAGCGGCTCATCAGGGACACGCTCGACATTATTTCGTCGGAACCGTTGTCCCGCGAGCTGGAGGATATGGAGCCCCGGGACCTGGTGCGCACTCTCATAGAAGGGAAGCAGGAGATGCCGGGACAACTCACTCGCGCCCTCAACGAGACGGGCTACATGCTGCCACCGCTGCCGAACCTGTTCTTCACGCGCGACGTGGCGATGGGAATCAACGATCACATGATGATCGGCTCCATGCGCTACGGCGTCCGGTGGACCGAAGAGCTCATCATGAAGGCGATCTTCCGCTTCAACCCGCGCGTGGCGAACGCCGGCATTCTCTACGACGGCTCGCGGGAGCACCGGATGAATCACACGCTGGAGGGCGGAGACGTCCACCCGCTCCGGCGCGACACGCTCATGATCGGGTTCAGCGACCGCTCGAGTCCGGCGGCGATTGATAACCTCGTCAGCGTCCTGTTCGAGCACACCGCGATCACCGACGTGATCGTCGTGATCATGCCGAAGGAGCAGACGGCGATCCATCTCGACATGATCTTCACGCAGGTGGACCGCGACCTCTGCGTCGTTCATCCGCCACATTTCATGGGGCCCGAGCGGCTGTCAATTCTCCACTGGAAGAAGACGACGGGGTCAATGAAGGAAATGCCCGGCATCTTCCACGCGCTCGAGGCGTGCGGAATTCCCATGGAGCCCATACTTTGCGGTGGCGACCGGCGGATAACGCAGGAGCGCGAGCAGTGGTCATCGGGCTGCAACTTCGTCGCCTTGCGTCCCGGACTTGTGCTGTCGTATTCGAGGAACGAGGCGACGCTTCGAGAGATGCAGAAAACAGGATTCACGATCGTGTCCGCCGGGGCGTTTCTCGACGGGAGCGAACAGATCGCGGACAACGAGCGGGCCGTTATCACATTCGACGGCGGCGAGCTCGTGCGTGGCGGTGGCGGTGCTCGCTGCATGACCTGCCCGATCGTAAGGGACGACCCGTGGACATGA